One genomic window of Haloferax mediterranei ATCC 33500 includes the following:
- the metG gene encoding methionine--tRNA ligase — MSHEDFPTENPAVVTCGLPYANGDLHIGHLRTYVGGDIYSRSLRTLGQQTAFVSGSDMHGTPVAVNAEKEGVTPEEFALRHHEKYEATFPRFNIEFDNYGHTHDETNTELTQEIVKTLEAEGYVYEKVIQVAYDPDADQWLPDRFVEGTCPYCGEHARGDECDEGCGRHLEPGEIENPTSVRTGNPAEYREREHKFFAVSDLQEYLQEFIDRLEGTSNAQNQPREWIEGELQDWCITRDMDWGIDYPDGDEEDFVLYVWVDAPIEYISSTKQYTARVGADTFDWEQAWRENGDIVHIIGRDIIQHHTVFWPAMLRAADYAEPRAVMASGFITLNGKGFSTSRNRAVWADEYLDEGFHPDLLRYYLATNGGFQQDVDFSWSKFRERVNSELVGTVGNFLYRSMLFAYRNFEGTPETDTSEEVETRIEEAVEEFEAGINDYSIRESGNAVVRLAQFGNEYIQRNEPWQLTDEDPERAAQVIRDCVQIAKAISVLFYPVVPGKMQALWEQLGEDGAVADVGVDAAFEAPADTFGEPEALFEKIEAERVEELNEKLEARVAATESESESEESEEDADESMEDSDLEFEPIADDRISFEEFQNLDLRVGEIVAAEGIDGADKLAKLTVDIGVEERQIVAGIKQLHDLESLPGTKAIIVANLEKAELFGTESNGMLLAAGDEADILTTHGDAVPGTKVQ, encoded by the coding sequence ATGAGTCACGAGGACTTCCCCACGGAGAACCCAGCGGTGGTGACGTGTGGGTTGCCGTACGCCAACGGCGACCTCCACATCGGCCACCTCAGAACGTACGTCGGCGGCGACATCTACAGTCGCTCGCTGCGAACACTCGGCCAACAGACGGCCTTCGTCAGCGGGTCCGACATGCACGGCACGCCCGTCGCCGTCAATGCCGAGAAGGAGGGCGTCACGCCCGAGGAGTTCGCGCTTCGCCACCACGAGAAGTACGAAGCGACGTTCCCCCGATTCAACATCGAGTTCGACAACTACGGCCACACCCACGACGAGACGAACACCGAACTCACCCAAGAAATCGTCAAGACCCTCGAAGCCGAGGGCTACGTCTACGAAAAGGTGATTCAGGTCGCCTACGACCCCGACGCCGACCAGTGGCTCCCCGACCGATTCGTCGAGGGAACCTGTCCGTACTGCGGCGAACACGCCCGCGGCGACGAGTGTGACGAAGGCTGTGGTCGTCACCTCGAACCCGGCGAAATCGAGAACCCGACCTCGGTGCGTACCGGCAACCCCGCCGAGTACCGCGAGCGCGAACACAAGTTCTTCGCCGTCTCCGACCTCCAAGAGTACCTCCAGGAGTTCATCGACCGCCTCGAAGGAACGTCGAACGCGCAGAACCAGCCTCGCGAGTGGATCGAAGGCGAACTGCAGGACTGGTGTATTACCCGCGACATGGACTGGGGTATCGACTACCCCGACGGGGACGAAGAGGACTTCGTGCTCTACGTCTGGGTCGACGCGCCCATCGAGTACATCTCCTCGACGAAGCAGTACACAGCGCGTGTCGGTGCCGACACCTTCGACTGGGAGCAGGCGTGGCGTGAGAATGGTGACATCGTCCACATCATCGGCCGCGACATCATCCAGCACCACACTGTCTTCTGGCCGGCGATGCTCCGCGCCGCCGACTACGCCGAACCCCGGGCTGTCATGGCCTCCGGGTTCATCACGCTCAACGGAAAGGGCTTTTCGACGTCGCGGAACCGCGCCGTCTGGGCCGACGAGTACCTCGACGAGGGCTTCCACCCGGACCTGCTTCGGTACTACCTCGCCACGAACGGCGGGTTCCAGCAGGACGTGGACTTCTCGTGGTCGAAGTTCCGCGAGCGCGTGAACAGCGAACTCGTCGGCACGGTCGGGAACTTCCTCTACCGCTCGATGCTCTTCGCGTACCGCAACTTCGAGGGCACCCCGGAGACCGACACCTCCGAGGAAGTCGAAACCCGCATCGAGGAAGCCGTCGAGGAGTTCGAAGCCGGAATCAACGACTACTCGATTCGCGAATCCGGCAACGCCGTCGTCCGCCTCGCGCAGTTCGGCAACGAATACATCCAGCGGAACGAACCGTGGCAACTCACCGACGAGGACCCCGAGCGGGCCGCACAGGTCATCCGCGACTGCGTCCAGATTGCGAAGGCCATCTCGGTCCTGTTCTACCCGGTCGTCCCCGGCAAGATGCAGGCGCTCTGGGAGCAACTCGGCGAAGACGGCGCGGTAGCGGACGTTGGCGTCGACGCCGCGTTCGAGGCCCCCGCCGACACCTTCGGCGAACCCGAGGCACTCTTCGAGAAAATCGAGGCCGAACGCGTCGAGGAACTCAACGAGAAGCTCGAAGCGCGCGTCGCCGCGACTGAATCCGAAAGCGAAAGCGAAGAGTCGGAGGAGGACGCCGACGAGAGTATGGAAGACTCCGACCTCGAATTCGAGCCTATTGCCGACGACCGAATCTCCTTCGAGGAGTTCCAGAACCTCGACCTCCGCGTCGGCGAAATCGTCGCCGCTGAAGGCATCGACGGCGCGGACAAACTCGCAAAGCTGACCGTCGATATCGGCGTCGAAGAGCGCCAAATCGTCGCCGGAATCAAGCAGCTCCACGACCTCGAATCGCTCCCCGGCACGAAGGCGATTATCGTCGCCAACCTCGAAAAGGCTGAACTGTTCGGCACGGAGTCCAACGGGATGCTCCTCGCCGCGGGCGACGAAGCCGATATCCTGACCACCCACGGCGACGCCGTCCCCGGTACGAAGGTCCAGTAA
- a CDS encoding YqaA family protein, protein MPITALASLADLTLSLSADFSWLTSLVETATGWVGLAVIFVYSFLIAFALPGVSEIVLAAPLDLGLSRGARLALIILVSGAGKAAGSVFAFHIGHQTKESGYFEKALARLPVDVMGWTERKAVTIAQDWGFAGLAAALCVPGFPDTLSIYAFSVLEDDYLKFAAASFVGSCGRLLVTLVGVEAVLAFL, encoded by the coding sequence GTGCCCATCACTGCGCTCGCATCGCTCGCGGACCTGACCCTCAGTCTGTCTGCCGATTTTTCGTGGCTCACGTCGCTCGTCGAGACCGCGACGGGGTGGGTCGGATTGGCCGTCATCTTCGTGTACTCGTTCCTCATCGCCTTTGCTCTCCCGGGCGTAAGCGAAATCGTCCTCGCGGCACCGCTCGACCTCGGTCTCTCACGGGGCGCGCGCCTCGCGCTCATCATCCTCGTCAGCGGGGCCGGGAAGGCCGCCGGAAGCGTCTTCGCGTTCCACATCGGTCACCAGACGAAGGAGTCCGGTTACTTCGAGAAGGCGCTCGCGCGCCTTCCGGTGGACGTGATGGGCTGGACCGAACGCAAGGCCGTTACAATCGCCCAAGACTGGGGCTTTGCGGGCCTCGCGGCCGCCCTCTGCGTCCCGGGGTTCCCCGACACGCTGTCGATTTACGCCTTTTCGGTCCTCGAAGACGACTACCTCAAGTTTGCGGCCGCATCGTTCGTCGGCTCCTGTGGACGCCTCCTCGTGACGCTTGTCGGCGTCGAAGCGGTGCTCGCGTTCCTCTGA
- the mfnA gene encoding tyrosine decarboxylase MfnA, whose product MQRAAPQEFDRVLSSMCTQPHPAAREAAERFLATNPGDPATYQAVAALEEDALSYLGEITGLSTPHGYVASGGTEANIQAIRAARNHARDDDPNVVAPESIHFSFQKAADVLGVELRIVPVDEDFRASVDAAREAVDEHTILVAGVAGTTEFGRVDPIPELTALAHDVGALMHVDAAWGGFILPFTDHEWSFAHAPIDSITIDPHKYGQAVVPAGGLLFRDKEVVDSLAVDTPYLESASQASLTGTRSGAGVASAAAAMRELWPDGYREVYEKQQENAEWLYGELRARGYDAVEPELPLVAARLPDSEFESLRDLGWRISRTATGELRIVCMPHVTRESLRAFLADLDDIRTDPARN is encoded by the coding sequence ATGCAGCGCGCGGCACCGCAGGAGTTCGACCGCGTCCTCTCTTCGATGTGTACCCAACCGCATCCGGCCGCCCGCGAGGCCGCAGAGCGGTTCCTGGCAACCAACCCCGGCGACCCTGCGACCTATCAGGCCGTCGCCGCCCTCGAAGAAGACGCTCTCTCGTATCTCGGCGAAATCACCGGGCTTTCGACCCCCCACGGCTACGTCGCCAGCGGCGGGACCGAAGCCAATATTCAGGCCATCCGTGCCGCGCGGAATCACGCCCGCGACGACGACCCGAACGTCGTCGCACCCGAGAGCATTCACTTCAGTTTCCAGAAGGCCGCCGACGTACTCGGCGTGGAGTTGCGAATCGTCCCCGTCGACGAGGACTTCCGCGCGAGCGTCGACGCCGCCCGCGAGGCTGTCGATGAACACACCATCCTCGTCGCTGGCGTCGCCGGAACGACCGAGTTCGGTCGCGTCGACCCGATTCCCGAACTGACTGCCCTCGCCCACGATGTCGGTGCGCTGATGCACGTCGATGCCGCGTGGGGCGGCTTTATTCTCCCCTTTACCGACCACGAGTGGTCGTTTGCACACGCCCCCATCGACTCGATAACCATCGACCCGCACAAGTACGGACAGGCGGTCGTCCCGGCGGGTGGACTGCTGTTCCGCGACAAGGAAGTCGTCGATTCGCTCGCGGTGGATACGCCGTACCTCGAATCCGCGTCGCAGGCGAGTCTCACCGGGACGCGAAGCGGAGCGGGCGTCGCCTCCGCCGCCGCCGCGATGCGCGAACTCTGGCCCGACGGCTACCGCGAGGTGTACGAGAAACAGCAGGAAAACGCCGAGTGGCTCTACGGCGAACTCCGCGCCCGTGGCTACGACGCCGTCGAACCGGAGTTACCGCTCGTCGCCGCGCGCCTTCCCGACTCGGAGTTCGAATCGCTCCGGGACCTCGGCTGGCGCATCTCACGAACTGCGACCGGTGAACTCCGAATCGTGTGCATGCCGCACGTCACCCGCGAGTCGCTTCGGGCGTTCCTCGCGGACCTCGACGATATTCGGACGGACCCGGCACGGAACTGA
- a CDS encoding CPBP family intramembrane glutamic endopeptidase, which translates to MAAEVDRSPSTRTSVPARLRAIAVALVTVAVALFLGTVFTIAVFVLLLSLGLVLDTTTSVFVVAALLPSQLAFAGVGLLAMLALLGSVSVRTPTRGDLVWVALGLGGSFAAVAVLVIISTVVDLGPLQSAVGEAATVDPELLVALAVLSILVIAPAEEFLFRGAIQGRLRKNFGPFGAIGIASAIFASLHVFNFIGGGIVVLVPVAVLFLVGVVLGYVYERTGNLVVPIAVHALYNATLFLSAFVTV; encoded by the coding sequence ATGGCTGCCGAAGTCGACAGGTCACCGTCTACGCGGACGAGCGTGCCGGCCCGTCTCCGCGCTATCGCCGTCGCGCTCGTAACTGTCGCTGTCGCGCTCTTTCTCGGCACTGTCTTCACCATCGCCGTATTCGTCCTCCTTCTCTCGCTCGGTCTCGTGCTGGATACCACCACATCGGTGTTCGTGGTCGCGGCGTTACTCCCCTCACAACTCGCCTTCGCCGGCGTTGGTCTCCTCGCCATGCTCGCGCTGCTCGGCAGCGTCTCGGTCCGCACTCCGACGCGGGGCGACCTCGTGTGGGTCGCGCTCGGTCTCGGCGGAAGCTTTGCCGCCGTTGCGGTGCTCGTCATCATCTCGACGGTTGTCGACCTCGGTCCGCTCCAGTCGGCCGTCGGCGAGGCGGCCACGGTCGACCCGGAGCTACTCGTCGCGCTCGCGGTCCTATCAATCCTCGTTATCGCGCCCGCCGAAGAGTTCCTCTTTCGTGGGGCTATACAGGGCCGATTGCGGAAGAACTTCGGCCCGTTCGGAGCCATCGGGATTGCGAGTGCAATCTTCGCCTCGCTCCACGTGTTCAACTTCATCGGCGGTGGCATCGTCGTTCTCGTTCCGGTGGCGGTGCTGTTTCTCGTTGGGGTGGTACTCGGCTACGTCTACGAGCGAACCGGGAACCTCGTCGTTCCCATCGCGGTTCACGCGCTCTACAACGCGACGTTGTTCCTCTCGGCGTTCGTGACCGTATGA
- the ppsA gene encoding phosphoenolpyruvate synthase, translating into MAVVWLDDVRADDLDLVGGKGASLGELTGAGLPVPPGFVVTASTYRAFIEDAGIDDELFSAVEVDHEDSAALKEAHEAAHELIMGTPIPDDVREEILDAYRSIGEGDAFVAVRSSATAEDLPDASFAGQQETFLNVTEDELLERVKECWASLFSERAIYYRNRKGFPHDKVDIAVVVQQMVDAEKSGVMFTRHPSTGDMKVIIEAAWGLGEAVVSGTVSPDNYVVGREGGEVETATIADKKTMCVRDEETGETVMRDVPNDRRHDRVLTDSEVDRLLELGELVEDHYESPQDVEWAVYDGDVYMLQSRPITTISEDGGGESAGESKRSTEAGDDVIMRGLGASPGIASGRARTVTKLDHLDQVAEGDIIVTEMTMPDMVPAMKRAAGIVTDEGGMTSHAAIVSRELGVPAVVGTGDATTTLDDGEIVTIDGDKGTIREGEEPEEKQRQPVEEARPKTPVKPMTATEVKVNVSIPEAAERAAATGADGVGLLRIEHMVLTLGKTPERFIEQNGERAYVDEIVSGVREVAEEFYPRPVRVRTLDAPTDEFRQLEGGENEPREHNPMLGYRGIRRGLDNPNNFRLELQAFRRLFDMGYDNVEIMFPLVNDAEDVLRAKEHMIEAGIDPEKREWGVMIETPAAALGIEEMADAGIDFASFGTNDLTQYTLAVDRNNEHVANLYDELHPAVLKLIGDTVDACREVGVKTSICGQAGSKPKMVQFLVDKGVSSISANIDAVRDVQHEVKRVEQRLILDSVR; encoded by the coding sequence ATGGCTGTAGTCTGGCTGGACGACGTACGGGCCGACGACCTCGACTTGGTCGGCGGCAAGGGCGCGTCGCTGGGCGAACTCACCGGTGCGGGACTTCCTGTCCCCCCGGGATTCGTCGTGACGGCGAGCACGTACCGCGCCTTCATCGAGGACGCGGGAATCGACGACGAACTCTTTTCTGCGGTCGAAGTCGACCACGAGGATTCCGCGGCGCTGAAGGAGGCACACGAGGCGGCCCACGAACTCATCATGGGCACGCCGATTCCTGACGACGTTCGCGAGGAGATACTCGACGCCTACCGCAGCATCGGAGAGGGCGACGCCTTCGTCGCCGTCCGGTCGTCCGCGACCGCGGAGGACCTTCCGGACGCTTCGTTCGCGGGACAGCAGGAAACCTTCCTGAACGTGACCGAAGACGAACTGCTAGAGCGCGTCAAGGAGTGCTGGGCGTCGCTGTTCTCCGAGCGCGCCATCTACTACCGCAACCGGAAGGGCTTCCCCCACGACAAGGTCGACATCGCCGTCGTCGTCCAGCAGATGGTCGACGCCGAGAAGTCGGGCGTGATGTTCACCCGTCACCCCTCGACCGGTGACATGAAAGTCATCATCGAGGCCGCGTGGGGCCTCGGTGAGGCAGTCGTTTCCGGAACCGTCTCCCCCGACAACTACGTCGTGGGCCGCGAAGGAGGCGAGGTCGAAACGGCGACCATCGCCGACAAGAAGACGATGTGCGTCCGCGACGAAGAGACGGGCGAGACCGTCATGCGCGACGTGCCAAACGACCGTCGCCACGACCGCGTCCTCACGGACAGCGAGGTAGACAGACTGCTCGAACTCGGCGAACTGGTCGAAGACCACTACGAGTCGCCACAGGACGTGGAGTGGGCGGTCTACGACGGTGACGTATACATGCTCCAGTCGCGTCCCATCACGACCATCTCCGAAGACGGCGGTGGCGAGTCCGCAGGCGAGAGCAAGCGCTCCACCGAGGCAGGCGACGATGTCATCATGCGCGGTCTCGGTGCGAGTCCAGGAATCGCTTCCGGCCGTGCCCGCACCGTGACGAAACTCGACCACCTCGACCAGGTCGCCGAAGGCGACATCATCGTCACCGAGATGACGATGCCCGACATGGTGCCCGCGATGAAGCGTGCCGCGGGTATCGTCACCGACGAGGGCGGCATGACTTCGCACGCAGCCATCGTCTCGCGCGAACTCGGCGTCCCCGCAGTCGTCGGTACCGGCGATGCGACGACTACCCTCGACGACGGCGAAATCGTCACCATCGACGGCGACAAGGGGACCATCCGCGAGGGCGAAGAACCCGAGGAGAAACAGCGCCAACCGGTCGAAGAAGCACGGCCCAAGACGCCCGTCAAGCCCATGACCGCGACGGAGGTCAAGGTCAACGTCTCCATCCCGGAGGCCGCCGAACGCGCCGCCGCAACGGGCGCAGACGGTGTCGGCCTGCTCCGAATCGAGCACATGGTCCTGACGCTCGGTAAGACGCCCGAGCGGTTCATCGAGCAGAACGGCGAACGCGCATACGTCGACGAAATCGTCTCCGGCGTCCGCGAGGTCGCAGAGGAGTTCTACCCGCGGCCGGTCCGCGTCCGCACCCTCGACGCGCCGACCGACGAGTTCCGCCAACTCGAAGGCGGCGAAAACGAACCCCGCGAGCACAACCCGATGCTCGGCTACCGTGGCATCCGCCGCGGCCTCGACAACCCGAACAACTTCCGTCTCGAACTACAGGCATTCCGTCGCCTGTTCGATATGGGCTACGACAACGTCGAGATTATGTTCCCCCTCGTCAACGACGCGGAGGACGTGCTTCGGGCGAAAGAGCACATGATCGAGGCGGGTATCGACCCCGAGAAGCGCGAGTGGGGCGTCATGATAGAGACCCCCGCCGCCGCACTGGGCATCGAAGAGATGGCTGACGCTGGTATCGACTTCGCCTCCTTCGGGACGAACGACCTGACCCAGTACACGCTCGCGGTCGACCGCAACAACGAGCACGTCGCTAACCTCTACGACGAACTCCACCCGGCCGTGCTCAAACTCATCGGCGATACTGTCGATGCGTGCCGCGAGGTCGGCGTAAAAACGAGTATCTGCGGACAGGCTGGTTCGAAGCCCAAGATGGTCCAGTTCCTCGTCGACAAGGGCGTCAGCTCCATTTCGGCTAACATCGACGCCGTCCGCGACGTACAACACGAGGTCAAACGCGTCGAGCAGCGTCTCATCCTCGACTCGGTTCGCTAG